The proteins below come from a single Pandoraea apista genomic window:
- the kdpB gene encoding potassium-transporting ATPase subunit KdpB, translating to MNQTSGNTVTRPVGEGHTSATKSMFDPAIVKPAIVDSFRKLHPLTQARNPVMFVVYVGSLLTTVLYGMALAGHAEASAPFILAITLWLWFTVLFANFAEALAEGRSKAQAASLRQAKKNVPAKQLRAASRDAECLVIDSASLRRGDFVLVEAGDVVPADGEVVEGVASVDESAITGESAPVIRESGGDFSAVTGGTRVLSDWVVMKVTVNPGEAFLDRMIAMVEGAKRQKTPNEIALTILLVALTLVLLLATATLLPYSIYSVLVTQAGHPVTITVLVALLVCLIPTTIGGLLSAIGVAGMSRMMQANVIATSGRAVEAAGDVDVLLLDKTGTITLGNRQASQFVPAPGLDERTLADAAQLASMADETPEGRSIAVLAKQRFNLREREMSGLHAVFIPFTAQTRMSGVDLADKQIRKGAADAVKRYVESAGGVWPVALATSVDEIARRGSTPLVVAERDGHGTRALGVIELKDVVKGGIKERFAELRQMGITTLMVTGDNRLTAAAIAAEAGVDDFLAEATPEAKLATIRKYQAEGKLVAMTGDGTNDAPALAQADVAVAMNSGTQAAKEAGNMVDLDSNPTKLIEIVEIGKQMLMTRGSLTTFSIANDVAKYFAIIPAAFATTYPQLDTLNVMRLASPSSAILSAVIFNALIIVVLIPLALKGVKYRPLGAATLLRRNLVIYGLGGILVPFVGIKVIDMFIAAMGWA from the coding sequence ATGAATCAAACCTCAGGAAATACCGTTACCCGGCCGGTCGGCGAAGGTCACACGTCGGCGACCAAGTCGATGTTCGACCCCGCGATCGTGAAGCCGGCCATCGTCGACTCGTTCCGCAAGCTGCATCCGCTCACTCAGGCCAGGAACCCGGTGATGTTCGTGGTGTATGTCGGCAGTCTGCTCACGACCGTGCTCTACGGCATGGCCCTGGCGGGTCACGCCGAGGCGAGCGCGCCGTTTATCCTCGCCATCACACTCTGGCTGTGGTTCACGGTGTTGTTCGCGAACTTCGCCGAAGCACTGGCGGAAGGGCGCAGCAAGGCGCAAGCTGCATCGCTGCGTCAGGCAAAGAAGAACGTGCCGGCCAAGCAACTGCGCGCCGCCAGTCGTGACGCGGAATGTCTGGTCATCGACAGCGCCAGCCTGCGGCGCGGCGACTTCGTACTCGTGGAAGCCGGCGATGTGGTGCCGGCCGACGGTGAAGTGGTGGAAGGCGTGGCGTCGGTCGACGAATCGGCCATCACGGGGGAATCGGCCCCGGTGATCCGCGAATCGGGCGGCGACTTCTCGGCGGTGACCGGCGGCACGCGTGTACTGTCGGACTGGGTGGTCATGAAGGTGACGGTCAACCCGGGCGAGGCATTCCTCGACCGCATGATCGCGATGGTGGAAGGCGCGAAGCGTCAGAAGACGCCGAACGAAATCGCCCTCACGATTCTGCTCGTCGCGCTCACGCTCGTGCTGCTGCTCGCTACGGCCACGCTGTTGCCGTACTCGATCTACAGCGTGCTCGTCACGCAGGCCGGTCATCCGGTCACGATTACGGTGCTCGTTGCGCTGCTGGTGTGTCTGATTCCGACCACGATCGGCGGGCTGCTCTCCGCGATTGGTGTGGCCGGGATGAGCCGCATGATGCAGGCGAACGTGATCGCCACGTCGGGCCGTGCGGTGGAAGCGGCCGGCGACGTCGACGTGCTGCTGCTCGACAAGACGGGCACGATCACGCTGGGCAATCGTCAGGCGTCGCAGTTCGTGCCCGCCCCGGGTCTGGACGAGCGTACGCTGGCCGACGCCGCACAACTGGCGTCGATGGCCGACGAAACGCCGGAGGGCCGCAGCATTGCCGTGCTTGCCAAGCAGCGCTTCAATCTGCGTGAGCGCGAGATGAGCGGTCTGCACGCCGTCTTTATTCCGTTCACCGCACAAACGCGCATGAGTGGCGTGGATCTCGCCGACAAGCAGATCCGCAAGGGCGCCGCCGACGCCGTCAAGCGGTACGTGGAGTCGGCGGGTGGTGTCTGGCCGGTCGCGCTGGCCACGTCGGTGGACGAGATTGCCCGCCGTGGCAGCACGCCGCTGGTGGTTGCGGAGCGAGACGGGCATGGCACTCGCGCGTTGGGCGTGATCGAACTGAAGGACGTGGTCAAGGGCGGTATCAAGGAACGTTTCGCCGAACTGCGCCAGATGGGCATCACGACGCTGATGGTCACCGGCGATAACCGCCTCACGGCAGCGGCGATTGCGGCCGAGGCGGGTGTCGACGACTTCCTCGCTGAAGCCACGCCGGAGGCCAAGCTCGCGACGATTCGCAAGTATCAGGCCGAAGGCAAGCTGGTCGCGATGACCGGCGACGGCACGAACGACGCCCCGGCGCTCGCACAGGCCGATGTGGCGGTGGCGATGAACTCGGGCACGCAAGCGGCGAAGGAAGCCGGCAACATGGTCGATCTGGATTCGAACCCGACCAAGTTGATCGAGATCGTTGAGATCGGCAAGCAAATGCTGATGACGCGCGGCAGTCTCACCACGTTCTCGATTGCGAACGACGTGGCGAAGTACTTCGCCATCATCCCGGCGGCTTTCGCCACCACGTATCCGCAACTCGATACGCTCAACGTGATGCGTCTGGCGAGTCCGTCGTCGGCCATTCTGTCGGCGGTGATCTTCAACGCGCTGATCATCGTGGTGCTGATTCCGCTCGCGCTCAAGGGCGTGAAGTATCGCCCGCTCGGCGCCGCGACGCTGCTGCGCCGTAACCTCGTGATCTATGGTCTGGGCGGGATTCTGGTGCCGTTCGTAGGTATCAAGGTCATCGACATGTTCATTGCCGCGATGGGCTGGGCCTGA
- a CDS encoding tetratricopeptide repeat protein, which produces MHSTRNTPPISHREATGHTRSAPGNAAPQLYQQARDAYEAAEYEAAIDLLYPLLNERPLDISVNKLLGYAHFARREYALAVGPLSAAMIFAPDEPEPYLICAQGLAHLGERALARELATHAVDISREDPAYADIGIRAEHFLVTA; this is translated from the coding sequence ATGCATTCCACGCGAAACACCCCCCCGATTTCTCACCGCGAAGCAACCGGGCACACACGGTCTGCCCCTGGCAACGCGGCCCCCCAGCTTTACCAGCAAGCGCGCGACGCCTACGAGGCTGCGGAATATGAAGCTGCCATCGATCTGCTTTACCCGCTTTTAAACGAGCGCCCGCTCGACATCAGCGTGAACAAGTTGTTGGGCTACGCGCATTTCGCTCGAAGGGAATATGCCCTTGCTGTCGGGCCTTTAAGTGCTGCAATGATCTTCGCGCCGGACGAGCCAGAGCCTTACCTGATCTGCGCGCAAGGTCTGGCCCACTTGGGTGAACGGGCGCTTGCCCGCGAGCTGGCCACGCATGCGGTGGATATCTCGCGTGAAGACCCCGCCTATGCCGACATAGGCATTCGTGCGGAGCATTTTCTCGTTACCGCCTAA
- a CDS encoding DUF4126 domain-containing protein, whose translation MLESIALGAGLSWGSGLRLYLTVFCAGLAARLGWLHLPPSLMVLTSTWVIATAGVLTAIEFFADKIPFVDSAWDAVHTFIRIPAGIVLGAAALGQMDPTVTVLAGLAGGALAGTAHLAKAGSRALINTSPEPFSNVAASAGEDISTVGGLALAFFLPAVFLVMLLVFVVLAWWWLPRVWRGWRSVLARVKGLRNDGVH comes from the coding sequence ATGCTTGAATCGATTGCGCTGGGCGCAGGGCTGTCCTGGGGCAGTGGTCTGCGGTTGTACCTGACGGTGTTCTGCGCGGGGCTGGCGGCGCGTCTGGGCTGGTTGCATTTGCCGCCGTCGTTGATGGTGCTGACGTCGACGTGGGTGATCGCCACGGCCGGGGTGCTGACGGCCATCGAGTTCTTCGCCGACAAAATCCCGTTCGTCGATAGCGCCTGGGACGCAGTGCATACCTTCATTCGCATTCCGGCGGGGATCGTGCTGGGCGCTGCGGCGCTGGGACAGATGGACCCGACCGTCACGGTGCTGGCCGGTCTGGCGGGCGGCGCGCTGGCGGGAACGGCGCACTTGGCCAAGGCGGGCAGCCGCGCGTTGATCAACACGTCGCCGGAACCTTTCTCCAATGTGGCGGCCTCAGCCGGCGAAGATATCTCCACGGTGGGCGGACTGGCGCTTGCGTTTTTCCTTCCCGCCGTTTTTCTCGTCATGTTGCTGGTCTTCGTCGTGCTGGCGTGGTGGTGGTTGCCCCGCGTCTGGCGCGGGTGGCGCTCGGTGCTGGCGCGGGTCAAAGGATTGAGGAACGATGGGGTTCACTGA
- the kdpE gene encoding two-component system response regulator KdpE, with protein MSEPTITIVVIEDERQIRRFLRTSLEAEGMVVHEAEAGRQGMVEAATRKPDLLIVDLGLPDIDGVEVIREVRSWTDMPIIVLSARNEEAEKVVALDVGADDYLTKPFGVSELLARIRAQLRRHHRGGNTETLDEAFSFGDINIDLARRKVTRAGEPVHLTPIEYRLLVTLVRHAGRVLTHRQLLKEVWGPSHVESNHYLRIYMGHLRQKLEADPAQPQHILTETGVGYRLEVEAIG; from the coding sequence ATGAGTGAACCCACCATCACCATTGTGGTGATTGAAGACGAACGGCAGATCCGACGGTTTTTGCGCACTTCGCTGGAAGCCGAAGGCATGGTCGTGCACGAGGCCGAGGCAGGGCGGCAGGGCATGGTCGAGGCTGCCACGCGCAAGCCCGACCTGCTTATCGTCGATCTGGGACTGCCGGATATTGACGGTGTAGAGGTCATTCGGGAAGTGCGAAGCTGGACCGATATGCCGATCATTGTGCTGTCCGCCCGAAATGAGGAAGCCGAGAAGGTGGTGGCGCTCGATGTGGGCGCCGACGACTATCTGACCAAACCATTCGGGGTGTCGGAACTGCTTGCGCGGATTCGGGCGCAATTGCGGCGGCATCATCGCGGTGGAAACACCGAGACGCTCGACGAGGCGTTTTCGTTCGGCGATATCAACATCGATCTGGCGAGACGAAAGGTCACGCGTGCCGGTGAGCCCGTTCACCTGACGCCCATCGAGTACCGGCTGCTGGTCACGCTGGTGCGGCATGCGGGGCGCGTGCTGACACATCGCCAATTGCTCAAGGAAGTGTGGGGGCCCTCGCACGTTGAGAGCAATCACTACCTGCGCATCTACATGGGACATCTGCGCCAGAAACTGGAGGCCGATCCGGCGCAGCCTCAGCACATCCTGACCGAAACAGGCGTTGGCTACCGGCTGGAGGTGGAAGCGATCGGGTGA
- the sugE gene encoding quaternary ammonium compound efflux SMR transporter SugE: MAWILLVFAGLLEVAWAVGLKYTQGFSRLVPSVFTIAAMIGSVWLLALAVRSLPLGTAYAIWTGIGAVGAFVLGIVLFGESASAARIASVTLILAGLVGLKLTAA; this comes from the coding sequence ATGGCCTGGATTCTTCTCGTTTTCGCCGGTTTGCTCGAAGTCGCATGGGCCGTCGGCCTCAAATACACGCAAGGCTTTTCGCGTCTTGTGCCATCGGTTTTCACGATCGCGGCCATGATCGGCAGCGTCTGGTTGCTGGCGCTCGCCGTGCGTTCGCTGCCCTTGGGCACGGCGTATGCGATATGGACGGGTATTGGCGCAGTCGGCGCCTTTGTCCTGGGCATCGTGCTGTTCGGGGAATCGGCCTCTGCCGCGCGTATCGCCAGCGTGACGCTGATTCTGGCCGGTCTGGTCGGACTGAAGCTGACGGCAGCCTGA
- a CDS encoding ABC transporter permease, with the protein MGFTDVARQAWRMFLRDWRAGELHLLLVALLLAVGALSSVGFLSDRMQGGLERDARQMLAADLVVRSDAPLSPEFTRQAQADGLTTAVIANFPSMASAMGEGGQVSASRLSSLKAVSDGYPLRGRVRTAPDSGAGTQDAPAAGIPEPGTVWVDAALLDALHVKPGESIRVGNRTLRIAAVITREMDRGYGFGSLAPRVMMRFDELPSTGLVQFGSRITYRLLLAGTDAQIAKFAAWARPAAEQARGVHLESLEEGQPQVRQTLDRAERFLSLVALLAAVLAAVAVGIASRRYSERHLDACAVMRCLGLPRRALRGMVTLEFIGLGLIGGVLGVALGYAAHWALLAQLGDVIPAGLPAPTWRPAVFGLTSALVMLLGFALPPLLPLSEVAPLHVLRRDVVGGARRQGWLAYGASALAFGVLLLFAARDLRLGAMVAGGFVAGAMVFGVLAWLAIRVLAAWARRSGAAGGAMGGIGWRYAIAGLRRRGLGSALQVVALGLGLMALLLLAVTRNDLVAGWRQSSPPDAPNRFVIDIQPGQDAPVLSQLRAAGLPDVQLSPMIRARLTAINGKPVTGESYTEERARRLAEREFNLSYTSALPEGNRVTAGQWYGNAATPQISMEEGIAKTLGLKLGDTLRFEVTGQTIDAPITSLRKLDWGSMRVNFFVVMPPAALRDFPMTWITSFHLEPKQQSVADALVRQFPNVTVIDTGALLAQIQQILSQVIDAVQALFLFTLAAGVLVLYAALAGTRDERMRESGILRALGASSRQLRDVHLAELVTVGALAGLLASLGAGALGWALARYVFEFALRFNPWLPVLGVVAGVLCALVGGWSGLRAVLRQSALRTLREI; encoded by the coding sequence ATGGGGTTCACTGACGTTGCCCGCCAGGCATGGCGGATGTTCCTGCGCGACTGGCGCGCAGGTGAGTTGCACTTGCTTCTCGTTGCATTATTGCTGGCGGTCGGCGCACTCTCCAGTGTGGGTTTTCTCTCGGATCGGATGCAGGGCGGGCTCGAGCGCGACGCGCGGCAGATGCTCGCGGCCGATCTTGTCGTTCGCAGCGATGCGCCGTTGTCTCCCGAATTCACCCGTCAGGCGCAAGCCGACGGGTTGACAACGGCCGTCATCGCCAATTTTCCGAGCATGGCCAGCGCCATGGGCGAGGGCGGGCAGGTCAGCGCCAGCCGCTTGTCATCGCTCAAGGCGGTCAGCGACGGCTATCCCCTGCGGGGTCGCGTGCGTACCGCACCGGACTCAGGCGCGGGGACACAAGACGCCCCCGCCGCCGGCATTCCCGAGCCGGGCACGGTGTGGGTCGATGCCGCATTGCTCGACGCCCTGCACGTGAAACCCGGCGAGTCCATTCGTGTGGGCAATCGCACGCTGCGCATTGCGGCCGTGATCACGCGCGAGATGGATCGCGGTTACGGCTTTGGATCGCTGGCGCCGCGCGTCATGATGCGTTTCGACGAACTGCCGTCGACAGGGCTCGTGCAGTTCGGCAGCCGCATCACCTATCGCCTGCTGCTCGCAGGCACCGACGCTCAGATCGCCAAGTTCGCCGCGTGGGCGCGTCCCGCAGCCGAACAGGCGCGGGGCGTGCATCTCGAATCGCTGGAAGAAGGGCAGCCGCAGGTGCGCCAGACGCTCGATCGCGCCGAACGCTTTCTGTCGCTGGTTGCCCTGCTCGCCGCCGTGCTGGCGGCGGTCGCCGTGGGCATCGCCTCGCGCCGGTATAGCGAGCGCCATCTCGACGCCTGTGCCGTGATGCGCTGTCTGGGGCTGCCGCGGCGCGCATTGCGCGGCATGGTGACGCTCGAATTTATCGGCCTCGGTCTGATCGGCGGTGTGCTCGGCGTGGCCCTTGGCTATGCGGCGCATTGGGCGCTGCTGGCCCAGTTGGGCGATGTGATCCCGGCCGGGCTGCCGGCGCCGACGTGGCGTCCCGCAGTGTTCGGCCTGACGAGCGCGCTGGTCATGCTGCTGGGGTTCGCGTTGCCGCCGTTGCTCCCGCTGTCCGAGGTTGCACCGCTGCATGTGCTGCGTCGCGATGTGGTGGGCGGCGCCCGCCGTCAAGGCTGGTTGGCCTACGGTGCGAGCGCGCTCGCCTTTGGCGTGCTGCTGCTGTTCGCCGCAAGGGACTTGCGCCTGGGGGCGATGGTGGCTGGCGGCTTCGTGGCCGGTGCGATGGTGTTTGGCGTGCTCGCCTGGTTGGCCATTCGCGTGCTGGCGGCATGGGCTCGACGCTCCGGTGCCGCTGGCGGCGCGATGGGCGGCATCGGATGGCGTTACGCCATCGCCGGTCTGCGCCGCCGTGGCCTCGGCAGTGCCTTGCAGGTCGTGGCACTCGGACTTGGTCTGATGGCGCTGCTGCTGCTTGCCGTCACGCGAAACGACCTTGTCGCGGGGTGGCGTCAGTCGAGCCCGCCCGACGCTCCGAACCGCTTCGTCATCGATATCCAGCCGGGGCAGGACGCACCGGTGCTCTCGCAACTGCGCGCTGCGGGGCTACCCGATGTGCAGCTCTCTCCGATGATTCGCGCGCGATTGACCGCTATCAACGGCAAGCCGGTGACGGGGGAAAGCTATACGGAAGAGCGGGCCCGGCGTCTGGCCGAACGCGAGTTCAATCTGTCGTACACCTCGGCGCTGCCCGAGGGGAATCGCGTGACGGCCGGGCAGTGGTACGGCAACGCCGCGACGCCGCAAATTTCCATGGAAGAAGGTATCGCGAAGACACTGGGCCTGAAGCTCGGTGACACGCTGCGCTTCGAAGTCACGGGGCAGACTATCGACGCACCGATCACCAGCCTGCGCAAGCTGGACTGGGGCTCGATGCGGGTGAATTTCTTTGTGGTGATGCCGCCCGCGGCACTGCGTGATTTCCCGATGACCTGGATCACGTCGTTCCATCTCGAGCCGAAGCAGCAGAGCGTGGCCGATGCGTTGGTGCGTCAGTTCCCGAATGTCACTGTGATCGACACTGGCGCGCTGCTCGCACAGATTCAGCAGATTCTGTCGCAGGTAATCGATGCCGTGCAGGCGCTGTTCCTCTTCACGCTCGCTGCGGGCGTGCTGGTGCTTTACGCGGCGCTTGCCGGCACGCGAGACGAGCGCATGCGCGAGAGCGGTATTCTGCGTGCGCTGGGCGCGTCGTCCCGGCAACTGCGCGACGTGCATCTGGCGGAGTTGGTGACGGTCGGCGCGCTGGCCGGTTTGCTGGCCTCGCTGGGGGCCGGTGCGCTTGGCTGGGCATTGGCGCGCTACGTTTTCGAGTTCGCGCTGCGTTTCAATCCGTGGCTGCCGGTGCTGGGTGTGGTGGCGGGCGTGCTATGCGCGCTGGTTGGCGGATGGAGCGGCCTGCGAGCTGTGCTGCGCCAGTCGGCGCTGCGCACGTTGCGCGAGATCTGA
- a CDS encoding sensor histidine kinase, with the protein MERPDPDELLDKLQRDNARDQRGRLKIFFGASAGVGKTFAMLQAARKLSEEGTDVVVGVLETHGREETARLLEGLEVLPQKSIDYRGRVLREFDLDGMLARKPAVALIDELAHANVPGERHMKRWQDVQELLDAGIDVYTTLNVQHLERLNDVVGQITGIRVWETVPDRVFDLADEVKLVDLPPDELLERMREGKVYMAAQAERAVRNFFRKGNLIALRELALRRTADRVDAQMREYRADQSISQVWQARERLLVAIGPGPEGVALVRAAARLAASLRADWLAVHVETPEILRQPAARRESTYTTLKLAQELGAETLTLDGAQAATTLLAYAQMRNVSKLVVGASGARRWWTARTPLHEQLLRHARGVDVVLIGPAAGDPTADRRVVRGDWRDWFETVPELGLVGGPWRAYAWAVGICGAVSLAAAELTSFLDLANIAMLYLLGVIVAAMRLGRGPGVLASFLSVVSFDFFFVPPKMSLSVSDTQYLLTFAVMLTVALVISHLTTSLRFQAQLATWRERRTGAVYAMARELAAALTTPQIVEIGSRHVREVFQARVALLLPDSQSSVRQPVENARAETMPAHIDTDVAQWVYDRQQAAGRGTNTLPASDAYYLPLRAPMRTRGVLVVAPEPEGSGAIGTPEQQRLLDTFAAQIALALERVHYVEIAQDALVTMESERLRNSLLSAISHDLRTPLTSIVGFASMLSRNAQTPGPLRTELVDAIHEEAQRMTGLVTNLLDMAKLQAGGVQLNRQWQMLEEVVGTSLRASRRVLAGHEVTTRLPADLPLLRFDAVLLERLFTNLLENAAKYSPVGSHIEIAAHVQGDDVEVSVSDDGPGLPAGMEGRIFEKFMRGEKESAKPGIGLGLAICRAIVEAHGGKIHATNVPDGHGARFVFTLPVETPPVAPDAPEGVDEDEPNMTDRHSEGPQSPSASGANATQQHE; encoded by the coding sequence ATGGAACGCCCCGATCCTGACGAATTGCTCGACAAGCTGCAACGCGACAATGCGCGCGATCAGCGTGGGCGGCTGAAGATTTTCTTCGGTGCGTCTGCCGGTGTCGGCAAGACGTTCGCGATGTTGCAAGCCGCACGCAAGCTGAGCGAGGAGGGCACCGACGTAGTGGTCGGTGTGTTGGAGACGCACGGCCGCGAGGAAACGGCACGCCTGCTCGAAGGGCTGGAAGTTCTGCCGCAGAAGTCGATCGACTACCGTGGACGTGTGCTGCGCGAATTCGATCTCGACGGCATGCTCGCACGCAAACCGGCCGTGGCGCTGATCGATGAACTGGCCCATGCGAATGTGCCGGGCGAGCGCCACATGAAGCGATGGCAGGACGTACAGGAACTGCTCGATGCCGGCATCGACGTGTACACCACGCTCAATGTGCAGCATCTGGAGCGGCTCAACGACGTGGTGGGTCAGATCACCGGCATTCGCGTGTGGGAGACAGTCCCCGACCGGGTCTTCGATCTCGCCGACGAGGTGAAACTGGTCGACCTGCCGCCCGACGAATTGCTCGAGCGCATGCGCGAGGGCAAAGTCTATATGGCTGCGCAGGCCGAACGCGCCGTACGCAATTTCTTTCGCAAGGGCAATCTGATTGCGCTGCGCGAACTGGCGCTGCGCCGCACGGCCGACCGTGTCGACGCGCAGATGCGCGAATACCGCGCCGATCAGTCGATCAGTCAGGTCTGGCAAGCACGTGAGCGGCTTCTCGTCGCCATTGGGCCCGGGCCCGAAGGCGTGGCGCTGGTGCGTGCGGCCGCGCGGCTGGCGGCGAGTCTGCGGGCCGACTGGCTGGCCGTTCACGTGGAAACGCCTGAGATTCTGCGGCAGCCGGCGGCGCGTCGCGAAAGCACCTACACCACGCTCAAACTCGCGCAGGAACTGGGTGCGGAAACGCTCACGCTCGACGGTGCGCAAGCGGCAACCACGCTTCTCGCCTATGCGCAAATGCGTAACGTCTCGAAGCTGGTAGTCGGTGCGAGCGGTGCGCGGCGCTGGTGGACCGCACGTACGCCGCTGCACGAGCAGTTGCTGCGGCACGCACGCGGTGTCGATGTCGTGCTGATCGGACCAGCCGCCGGAGACCCGACGGCAGACAGGCGCGTGGTGCGCGGCGACTGGCGCGACTGGTTCGAGACAGTGCCTGAGTTGGGGCTCGTTGGCGGCCCGTGGCGGGCGTATGCGTGGGCGGTCGGTATTTGCGGCGCGGTGTCGTTAGCCGCCGCGGAACTCACGTCGTTCCTCGATCTCGCCAATATTGCCATGCTGTATCTGCTCGGCGTGATCGTCGCCGCCATGCGCCTGGGGCGCGGGCCGGGCGTACTCGCGTCCTTTCTATCGGTGGTGTCGTTCGACTTTTTCTTCGTGCCACCGAAAATGTCGCTTTCGGTGTCAGATACTCAGTATCTGCTGACATTCGCCGTCATGCTGACGGTGGCGCTGGTCATCAGCCATCTCACGACCAGCCTGCGTTTCCAGGCGCAACTGGCCACCTGGCGTGAACGCCGCACAGGGGCCGTGTATGCCATGGCGCGCGAACTGGCGGCGGCGCTCACTACGCCGCAGATCGTGGAAATCGGCTCGCGTCATGTGCGCGAAGTGTTCCAGGCGCGTGTGGCGCTGCTGTTGCCGGACAGCCAGAGCAGCGTGCGGCAGCCGGTAGAGAATGCGCGTGCGGAGACCATGCCGGCGCATATCGATACCGATGTCGCTCAGTGGGTCTACGATCGTCAACAGGCTGCGGGGCGGGGCACGAACACGTTGCCGGCATCGGATGCCTACTATCTGCCGCTGCGCGCACCCATGCGCACGCGTGGCGTGCTGGTGGTGGCGCCGGAACCCGAAGGTAGCGGTGCCATCGGCACACCGGAGCAGCAACGTCTGCTCGATACGTTTGCGGCACAAATCGCGCTGGCGCTGGAGCGCGTGCATTACGTGGAAATTGCTCAGGACGCGCTGGTGACCATGGAGTCCGAACGTCTGCGAAATTCGCTGCTCTCGGCGATCTCACACGATCTGCGAACACCGCTCACGTCGATTGTGGGTTTCGCAAGTATGCTCAGCCGGAATGCGCAGACACCGGGCCCATTGCGCACGGAACTCGTCGACGCCATTCATGAAGAAGCACAGCGCATGACGGGCCTCGTGACCAATTTGCTCGACATGGCGAAGTTGCAGGCGGGCGGGGTGCAACTCAACCGTCAATGGCAAATGCTCGAGGAGGTCGTGGGTACGTCGTTACGCGCTAGCCGCCGTGTGCTTGCCGGGCATGAGGTCACGACCCGGCTGCCCGCCGATCTTCCGCTGTTGCGCTTCGACGCTGTGCTGCTCGAACGACTCTTCACCAATCTTCTGGAAAATGCGGCGAAGTACTCCCCGGTGGGGTCTCATATCGAGATTGCCGCACATGTGCAGGGCGACGACGTCGAAGTCAGTGTGAGCGACGATGGCCCCGGCCTGCCGGCAGGAATGGAAGGCCGTATCTTCGAGAAATTCATGCGAGGGGAGAAGGAGTCCGCCAAACCGGGCATTGGCCTGGGACTGGCGATTTGTCGTGCCATTGTCGAGGCGCACGGCGGTAAAATCCACGCCACCAATGTGCCAGACGGTCACGGCGCCCGGTTCGTCTTCACGCTGCCGGTGGAAACGCCGCCTGTGGCTCCGGACGCGCCCGAAGGCGTTGACGAGGACGAGCCGAACATGACGGATCGTCACAGCGAAGGCCCGCAGTCACCCAGCGCCTCAGGCGCAAACGCTACGCAACAACATGAGTGA
- the kdpC gene encoding potassium-transporting ATPase subunit KdpC, protein MKTLLRPMLSLFVVLSVITGLVYPLVVTGIGRAAFPREAAGSLIYKDGKAVGSSLIGQNFDEPKYFWGRLSATAPMPNNGTASGGSNFGPLNPALADAVKGRIAALRAADPSATLPVPADLVTASASGLDPEISPAAADYQVARVAKARGLTPDAVRSLVARYTEGRQWGIFGEARVNVLKLNLALDGLAPGSV, encoded by the coding sequence ATGAAAACCCTCTTGCGCCCGATGCTGAGCCTGTTCGTCGTGCTCTCGGTCATCACGGGCCTGGTGTATCCGCTGGTCGTGACGGGCATTGGCCGGGCGGCGTTCCCGCGCGAAGCGGCCGGCAGCCTGATCTACAAGGACGGCAAGGCCGTGGGTTCGTCGTTGATCGGTCAGAACTTCGACGAACCGAAGTACTTCTGGGGCCGCCTGTCGGCCACGGCGCCGATGCCCAACAACGGCACGGCGTCGGGGGGCTCGAACTTCGGTCCGCTCAACCCGGCACTCGCCGACGCCGTAAAGGGCCGCATCGCGGCGTTGCGCGCGGCCGACCCGAGTGCCACGCTGCCGGTGCCCGCCGATCTGGTCACGGCGTCGGCCAGCGGCCTCGACCCGGAAATCAGCCCGGCCGCCGCCGACTATCAGGTCGCCCGCGTCGCCAAGGCGCGTGGTCTCACGCCCGACGCCGTGCGCTCGCTCGTGGCGCGCTACACCGAAGGCCGCCAATGGGGCATTTTCGGAGAGGCACGTGTGAATGTTCTGAAGCTCAACCTCGCGCTGGACGGACTGGCGCCCGGCAGCGTCTGA
- a CDS encoding group II truncated hemoglobin — MTTENTSQTPPTDDDTQDSPAQPTAFSLLGGEDRVRELVDRFYDLMDLESEFAGIRRLHPESLGDSRDKLFWFLCGWLGGPNHYIERFGHPMLRARHLPFPIATSERDQWLRCMAWAMQDIGVEVSLQERLMQAFHGTADWMRNRAG, encoded by the coding sequence ATGACGACCGAAAACACTTCTCAAACCCCTCCGACGGACGACGACACGCAGGACTCGCCTGCGCAACCGACGGCCTTTTCCCTGCTTGGCGGCGAGGATCGCGTGCGCGAACTCGTCGATCGTTTCTATGATCTGATGGACCTGGAGTCGGAGTTTGCGGGCATTCGGCGCCTGCATCCGGAGTCGCTGGGCGACTCGCGCGACAAGCTCTTCTGGTTCTTGTGCGGGTGGCTGGGCGGCCCGAACCACTACATCGAACGATTCGGCCATCCCATGTTGCGTGCTCGCCATCTGCCGTTCCCGATTGCAACGAGCGAGCGCGACCAATGGTTGCGCTGCATGGCGTGGGCCATGCAGGACATCGGTGTGGAAGTGTCGCTGCAAGAGCGGCTTATGCAGGCGTTTCACGGTACGGCGGACTGGATGAGAAATCGGGCCGGATAA